The following are from one region of the Sorghum bicolor cultivar BTx623 chromosome 2, Sorghum_bicolor_NCBIv3, whole genome shotgun sequence genome:
- the LOC8062543 gene encoding uncharacterized protein LOC8062543, giving the protein MPSSGSTSASPPSNGQTMADRICWMYLGNRTSLQFVNGLQSFVTAAQTDMSNGHKSSVWCPCIDCKNEKQFLDLDVINEHLIIRGFMDDYTCWNKHGEEGVNHRDQVQAAGQQYGEDGLHETDIGRDDEEAPFDNQELCDDDVTDIAVSFDEDQLAENL; this is encoded by the exons ATGCCATCCTCCGGCAGTACTAGTGCTTCGCCTCCCAGCAATGGCCAG ACTATGGCAGATCGAATCTGCTGGATGTATCTTGGGAATCGTACTAGTCTTCAGTTCGTGAATGGTCTTCAATCTTTTGTGACAGCTGCACAGACAGATATGTCGAATGGACATAAGTCATCAGTGTGGTGTCCATGCATTGATTGTAAGAATGAAAAGCAATTCTTGGATTTGGATGTAATCAATGAACATCTAATAATTCGAGGATTCATGGATGACTATACATGTTGGAACAAACATGGAGAAGAAGGTGTCAATCACCGAGACCAAGTGCAGGCTGCTGGTCAACAGTATGGCGAGGATGGCCTCCATGAAACTGATATCGGTCGTGATGATGAGGAAGCACCATTTGACAATCAAGAACTTTGTGATGATGATGTAACAGATATAGCTGTGAGCTTTGATGAAGACCAACTTGCTGAGAATCTATAG